Genomic segment of Caldilineales bacterium:
ACAGCGGCGTCGACCTGCTGGCCGCGCTCGACCTCTATCGACCCGACGCCATCCTCTGGGACGCCGGCTGGGAACCCGACCAGGCGGCGGTGCGGGCCATCAACCGGCGTCTGAGCGGGCTGGCCGCGACCCTGCCGCCGGTCGTGGTGCTGGTTCCCGACCAGCCTGGCCCCGAACTGGCCGGGCCATTGCGCCAGGCTGGTGCGCGTGGCGTGCTCTTGCGCAACGCCCGCGCCGAGGTACTGTCAGCGGCATTGCGCGCCGCCGCCGAGGGGTTGATGGTGCTGGACCCGACCCTGTCGAGCGCACTCCCGCCTGCCACTGAACCGCCGGAGCCGGCCCCGGCCGAGGCGCTGACCCCGCGCGAGCTGGAGGTGCTGCGTCTGTTGGCCGAAGGACTGGCCAACAAGCAGATCGCCAAACGCCTGGGCGTGAGCGAACACACGGTCAAATTCCACCTCAACGCCATCATGGGCAAGTTGGGGGCAGGGAGCCGAACGGAGGCGGTGGTGAGAGCGACGCGGGCAGGGCTGATCTTATTGTAAGGTGGCAGCGCCTCCTGGCCATTTTTCCAGGTCGCGGCCTGGGCAAATGGGGGATGTGGGGCTGGCAGAGGGGGTGTAGACTGCACATCAAGGCGAAAGCCGACGATAGGCCCTGGACGATGGGCAATCAGCCCACTCTACCATCTGTCATCACATCGAAAGCGGAAGCCATGTCTTCGAAGTGACTGGCGTTTATGCTCACTCTCTGGAGGAACAAAACCATGACCACACTCTTACAACAACTTTCGGATGGCCTGGCCGAAGCCGTAGCAACGGCGGGCCAAAGCATCGTGCGGGTGGAGGCGAGGCGAAGGCTGGCGGCCAGCGGCATCGTCTGGAGCGCCGATGGCCTCATCCTCACCGCCCATCACGTGGTCGAAGCCAAGGAAGGAATTCGCATCGGCCTGCCCAACGGCGAAATGGCGGCGGCGGCCGTAGTCGGTCGCGACCCCACCACCGACCTGGCCCTCCTGCGCGCCGAGGCTCGCCTGACCCCACCCACCTGGCTGGAACCGGATGGGCTGCGCGTCGGCCACCTGGTGTTGGCGGTCGGTCGTCCGCAGCAGCAAGTGCAGAGCACCCTCGGCGTGGTCAGCGCCCTGGACGGAGGCTGGCGCACGGGCGCGGGCGGCAAGGTCGATAGCTATCTCCAGACCGACCTGACCATGTACCCCGGTTTTTCGGGCGGGGCGCTGCTGAGCGTCGGCGGCGGCGTCATCGGTCTCAACAGTTCCGCCCTGGCGCGCGGTGTCACCGTCAGCCTGCCGGTTCCCACCCTGAGGCGCGTGGCCACAGCTCTGGCTGCGCACGGGCATGTGCGCCGCGGCTACCTGGGTGTAGGCGTCCAGACCGTGCGGCTGCCGGCAGGGCTGGCCGAACAGTTGGGCCAGGAAACGGGGGCGTTGATCACCTCAGTCGAGCCGGGTAGCGCCGCCGACGAAGCCGGGCTGGTGCTGGGCGATACCCTCGTCGCCTTCGACAACCAAGCCGTGCGTCGCGTCGATGATGTACAGGCGGCGCTGAGCGACGACCGCAGGGGTGCAGAAGTGGTCCTTCGCATCGTGCGCGGCGGCAAGGTTCAGGAGCTGGCCGCGCGGGTGGGCGAGCGAGGCTGATGCAGAAGATGAAGCCGTTGCTTGCAAGCCTGAACGATGAGTTGGCGGCTCTTGTCGAGCAAACCCTGCCCAGCCTGGTCGAGATTCGCAACGGGCCGCGCGGCAGCGGCGCCGGCACCATCTGGCACGGCGACGGTCTGATCGTGACCAATGCCCATGTGGTGGCGGGCCGGGGTCAGCGGTCATCGCTGCAGGCGATGCTGCACGATGGCCGCACCCTGCCCGCCCGCCTCCTTGCCCTCGACGCCGAACTGGACCTGGCGGCGTTGTCGGTGGCGGCAACGGGGTTGCCCGCCATCCGGCTGGGGAACTCGCAAGAGCTGCGGCCTGGTCAATGGGTGTTGGCCCTGGGCCATCCCTGGGGCGTGCGCGGGGCGGCGACGGCCGGGATCGTCATCGGCGGCGCGGCGGCGTATCCGGCTGGCGCCGACGACTGGCGGGCGGGCGACTGGTTGGCCGTCAGCCTCCATCTGCGCCCTGGCTACTCAGGTGGGGCGCTGGTAGACGAGGCCGGCCAGCTGGTAGGGATCAACACGATGATGACCGGGCCGGATGTGGGCATGGCCGTGCCGGTGCATGTGGCCCGGCGTTTCTTGCAGCAGGCGCTCGACAACCGTATCTGAACGCCAGACGGGTCTCGCGGCCGGCGCCGGGCCAATACAAGTGGGTTGGGGCTTGGCTGTGCGGCAAAGGAGTGCGCTATAATCAGGCATCCAATCTCCTTTTGCCGTACCCTACGCATGTTCCACAAAAAATCCAACGACGTCATCCTGAAGACTCCCCAGGACATTGCCCATCTGCGCACGGCCGGACGGCTGGTGGCGGAAATCTTCGCCATGCTCCGCCAACACGTGCAGCCTGGCGTTAGCAGCAAAGAACTCGATCGTATCGTCGAGGAGTTCATCAGCCAGAAGGGCGCCCAACCGCTTTATAAGGGCTACCGCGGCGCCCAGGCCAAACATCCACCGTTTCCGGGCGTCATCTGCGCTTCGGTCAATGAAGAAATCTGCCACGGCATCCCCAATGGCCGCGTGCTAAAAGCAGGCGACATCATCGCCATCGACATCGGCTTGCGCTTTCGCGGCTATTGCGGCGATGCCTGCGTCACCTACCCGGTCGGCGTCATCTCCGCCGAGGCCCAGCACTTGCTCGATGTCACCGAGAAATGCCTGGAGCTTGGCGTCGCTGCCTCGCGGGTGGGCAACTTCCTCTATGATATCGGCACCGCCATCCACAACTACGCCGACGGGCAGCAGATGGCGGTGGTGCGCGAGTGGGGCGGGCATGGCATCGGGCGCAGTCTGCACGAGGGGCCATCGGTCTCGCATACGCGCATGGATTCGCGCGGCCCGCGACTGCGCCCGGGGATGGTGTACACCATCGAGCCGATGATCAACCTGGGCACGCACGAATGGGAACTGCTGAAGGATGGCTGGACGGTGGTGACGGCAGATCACCGGCTTTCGGCGCAGTTCGAGCACACGGTGGCGATCACGCCCAAAGGCCCGGAGATTCTGACCAGACTCTGATGGGAAAACATATAGCCGCGAGGCCTACGTCCCCCAGCCAGGGGCGTGACCTGCCCTGGCAGGGACTGGCCTATCTTTCGGCCGTCTATGTAATCTGGGGCAGCACCTATCTGGCCATCCGAGTAGCTGTACGACCAGGGTCTGGCTTCCCGCCGTTTACGATGGGGGCCACGCGTATTCTGTTGGCGGGTGCGCTCATCTTCGGGTTGAGTGCACTCCGCCGCTACCGCTTGCGAGTCACAGGCCGAGAACTGGGGCTATTGGCGGCCTCCGGGCTGCTGTTGTGGACGGGAGGGAATGGTCTGGTGGTATGGGCCGAACAGCGCGCAAATTCGGGTTATGCCGCGCTGATCATCAGCACGGTTCCGATCTGGATCGCCTTGATCGAGGCTATCATCGACCGACGCTGGCCCTCGCGCCAGCTAGTGGCGGCGCTGCTGGTGGGGTTCATTGGCATCATAGTGCTTACGGCTCCTGAATTGCGTGGAGCCAATCAGGCGGATCTTTTGGCCCTGGCAGCTTTGCTGCTGTCGCCGCTCAGTTGGTCGTTAGGGTCGATCCTCCAACAGCGGCGGCCGGTGGCGCAACCGGTGCTTGTCACATCGGCCTACCAGCATCTATTCGGCGGGCTTGGTTTCGCCATCGCCATGCTCCTGACCCACGAACCTCGCCCCGGTCCCAGCCCCGAAGCCTGGCTGGCCTGGCTGTATCTGGTCACGGTCGGTTCGCTCATCGGCTTCACATCCTTTTTGCAGGCGCTGCGGCTGCTACCGATCAGCATTGCGACGACCTATGCCTATGTCAATCCGGTGGTAGCCGTCAGCCTGGGCGCGCTGATCTTACACGAGCCAATTACACCGTGGATGGTAGCCGGCAGCTTGCTGGTGTTGGTGGGCGTAGCCGGCATCTTTCGCCTGAAATACCGGAGACAGCACTCACAAAATGCAACTCGTGCAGATTATGTCAAATGAATGATTGACACACAAACCGAGATGTGGGATACTGGGCCAACCAAGCGCTGTTGCTTTGCACGCCGTTCTCTGCCGCCGCCCAGCCGGGTGCAG
This window contains:
- the map gene encoding type I methionyl aminopeptidase; amino-acid sequence: MFHKKSNDVILKTPQDIAHLRTAGRLVAEIFAMLRQHVQPGVSSKELDRIVEEFISQKGAQPLYKGYRGAQAKHPPFPGVICASVNEEICHGIPNGRVLKAGDIIAIDIGLRFRGYCGDACVTYPVGVISAEAQHLLDVTEKCLELGVAASRVGNFLYDIGTAIHNYADGQQMAVVREWGGHGIGRSLHEGPSVSHTRMDSRGPRLRPGMVYTIEPMINLGTHEWELLKDGWTVVTADHRLSAQFEHTVAITPKGPEILTRL
- a CDS encoding S1C family serine protease is translated as MTTLLQQLSDGLAEAVATAGQSIVRVEARRRLAASGIVWSADGLILTAHHVVEAKEGIRIGLPNGEMAAAAVVGRDPTTDLALLRAEARLTPPTWLEPDGLRVGHLVLAVGRPQQQVQSTLGVVSALDGGWRTGAGGKVDSYLQTDLTMYPGFSGGALLSVGGGVIGLNSSALARGVTVSLPVPTLRRVATALAAHGHVRRGYLGVGVQTVRLPAGLAEQLGQETGALITSVEPGSAADEAGLVLGDTLVAFDNQAVRRVDDVQAALSDDRRGAEVVLRIVRGGKVQELAARVGERG
- a CDS encoding EamA family transporter, yielding MGKHIAARPTSPSQGRDLPWQGLAYLSAVYVIWGSTYLAIRVAVRPGSGFPPFTMGATRILLAGALIFGLSALRRYRLRVTGRELGLLAASGLLLWTGGNGLVVWAEQRANSGYAALIISTVPIWIALIEAIIDRRWPSRQLVAALLVGFIGIIVLTAPELRGANQADLLALAALLLSPLSWSLGSILQQRRPVAQPVLVTSAYQHLFGGLGFAIAMLLTHEPRPGPSPEAWLAWLYLVTVGSLIGFTSFLQALRLLPISIATTYAYVNPVVAVSLGALILHEPITPWMVAGSLLVLVGVAGIFRLKYRRQHSQNATRADYVK
- a CDS encoding response regulator transcription factor, translated to MSDLRILILADDPLVRSGLALIEQTGLTVAGMEHSGVDLLAALDLYRPDAILWDAGWEPDQAAVRAINRRLSGLAATLPPVVVLVPDQPGPELAGPLRQAGARGVLLRNARAEVLSAALRAAAEGLMVLDPTLSSALPPATEPPEPAPAEALTPRELEVLRLLAEGLANKQIAKRLGVSEHTVKFHLNAIMGKLGAGSRTEAVVRATRAGLILL
- a CDS encoding S1C family serine protease; the encoded protein is MKPLLASLNDELAALVEQTLPSLVEIRNGPRGSGAGTIWHGDGLIVTNAHVVAGRGQRSSLQAMLHDGRTLPARLLALDAELDLAALSVAATGLPAIRLGNSQELRPGQWVLALGHPWGVRGAATAGIVIGGAAAYPAGADDWRAGDWLAVSLHLRPGYSGGALVDEAGQLVGINTMMTGPDVGMAVPVHVARRFLQQALDNRI